The following DNA comes from Burkholderia stabilis.
ATGAACGAGACCAGTTGAAGGATCCACCTACTCGACAGGAACGGAAGCCATGACATCGGGATCGACAGGAGGAGAAGAAAAACCGGTCGGTGAACTCGCAGCAATGCGAGTGGAAACCGGGCGCGTCCAGCGGTTGCCGCAAATCGAGGACGACTCGTCACCGATCGACATGTATCGCCTGAGCTGCCTGGGTATCCTGGTCGGCGTCGTCACTGGAATCGGGGCCGTGGCATTCCGCGGCTTGATCGGCTTCGTCCACAACGCGTTTTTCCTCGGCCGGTGGTCGGTCTCATATAACGCGAGCGCATTTACGCCGCCTTCGGCATGGGGAGCGTTCGTCATACTGGTGCCGGTTGTCGGCGGCCTGATCGTCACCTGGCTTGTCGGAACCTTTGCACCGGAAGCGAAAGGGCATGGTGTGCCCGAGGTGATGGACGCGATCTACTTCAAGCGCGGCGTGATTCGCCCTGTCGTCGCGATCGTGAAATCGCTCGCGTCCGCGTTCGCAATCGGCACCGGTGCAGCGGTTGGCAGGGAAGGGCCGATCATCCAGATCGGTTCGGCGCTCGGCTCGACGCTGGGGCAGGCAGTCAGTATGACCGCGGGCCAGCGCATCACGCTGGTGGCGGCCGGCGCGGGCGCCGGGATTGCCGCGACTTTCAATACGCCGATCGGCGGCGTCCTGTTCGCGACCGAACTGATGATGCCGGAGATCAGCGTGAACACCTTCCTTCCCGTCGCGCTGGCAACCGGCACGGCGACCTTCGTCGGACGGCTGTTCTTCGGCAGTGCGCCGGCGTTTTTGGTGCCGGCCCAGTTGGGCGCGATTCCCGATCGTCCGGGCAGCGTGCTGACGCTTCTGCTATATGCCGCGCTTGGGATAGTCACCGGTGCCGGCGCGGCGCTGCTGACGCACGGGCTTCATTTTGCGGAGGACATGTTCGAGCGCATCCCAGGGCGCTACGCGCGTCACGCGCTGGGCATGTTGATCGTCGGGTTGATGATCTATTTTCTGATGCGCTTCGCCGGGCATTACTACGTCGAAGGCGTGGGTTATGCAACGATTCAGGCGCTGCTTTACGGACAGCTTGGCGGTTGCCTGTTTCTGATCGCGCTTGCGCTCTGCAAGACCTTCGCTACGTCGATCAGCCTCGGTTCCGGCTCCTCCGGAGGTGTCTTTTCTCCGTCGCTGTTCATCGGGGCGGCATTGGGTGCGGCGTTTGCCGCATTCGTGCAGGCCGTGCTGCCCGCCGCGCCCGTGAGTGCACCCGCGTTCGCGATGGTCGGAATGGGGGCGATGGTCGGCGGTGGAACCGGCGCGGCGATGACGGCGGTCGCGATGATCTTCGAGATGACCCGCGACTACGACATCGTGCTGCCGATGATCATCGCGGTTGCGGTCAGTCTTGCGACGCGGCGCCTGCTTTGCCGCGAAAGCATCTATACGCTCAAGCTGGTGCGTCGCGGTCATGTCATTCCGAACGCTTTGCACGCCAACATGTTCCTCGTCCAGAACGCGGCGCAAGTGATGGAGACGGACGTACTCGTGCAGGACGCGGACGTGCTCTTCCGCGATATTCTCGGCAATCTCGACGGGCCGCCGTTCCGCCACGTAGTCGTGACGCGATCGGGCCGGATCGAAGGCGTGCTGCGCATCAATACCGGCTTGCGCCGGGCCATCTCGCACGATCATCCATCGGTGACGCTCGGTGCGCTCGCTCAGCACAATTTCATCGTGGTCGCGCCGAATGATGCGGCCTTCGACGTGATCAGCCAGTTGCGCCAGAAGCACGCAACCATGGCGGTGGTGGTGACGGGCCCCGAACTGGAAGGCTCAGTGGAAGTGGTCGGGGTGATCGCCAAGGAGCACATCGCGGACGCAGTGGCGAGCAGCATCAGGATCTTTCCCGAGAACCGGCGCGGAATCGAGCGCGGCCGGCGCGGACCGCGGCATCGCGACAGCCACACACCGACACGGGGCGAAGCGCACGCCGGCAAGGAGGTTCCCCATGAAACTGGGTGTTGAACTGGCTGTTCTGCGCCGGCGGCTTGCGGTTGCCCTGCATCTCGATGAATGGAGAGAAGTGTTGGCAGGCAATCCGGAAGACGAGACGAATGACGATCGCGAGTGGGTCATCGTCTACAGAACGGCCAACGGATACTGTTGTTTTTATCGCGGGAGGCCGGTCGAGTTCGGCGAGTTCTCCGATGTCCAGTCGTGGTCCGCCGAGATGGATGTTCGACCGTACTTCATGGGCTTGTGATCACGATATCGATGACGAACAGGCCCTGTCTGGAAATGCGTGGCGGGGCGGATCCCCACCACGCAGGCGCTCATCGATAGACGATATCCGCGCGCCGATTCTGCGACCACGACGCTTCGTCGTGACCCAAAGCGACCGGCTTCTCCTTGCCAAAGCTGACCGCTTCAACCTGTGAGTCAGGTACGCCGAGCGTTTCCAGCGTGCGAAGCACGGCCTGCGAACGGCGTTCGCCCAGCGCGAGGTTGTACTCGCTGGTGCCACGTTCGTCGGTATTGCCCTGGATCAAAACGTGTCGGCCTGGATGAAGGCGCAGATAGTCGGCATGCGCCTGCAGCAGCGACTGGTATTCGGGCTTTACTTCATAGCTGTCGAAATCGAAATAGATGCTGCGTTTCGCCAGCGGACTGTTGGGGTTGTTCAATTCGTCGGCCATGGTCGACGGTGTCCCGATCGCCTGACTGTTTGCCGCGTTCTGATTCATCATGCCGGCGGTGCCGGGTGTCTTTGTTGCGGAGTGACATCCGCCGAACAGCACGAGCGCCAACACTACTGCATATCGCATCAAGCCTTTCATCACTGGTCTCCCGAAAGGGGCCGTCCGATCGAACGGAGTGGGTCGCAGATCAACGAAACGGGCGCGAGCTCAACCTCCGGAGGTGAAGTGCGTTGCGCACGTCTCTATTGGTGAGTGACGGTTTTTTGTAAATAAATTGAACGGCAATTTGAAAGATTTCGACATCGCATTGCCACTGCGGCAGCCCATATCAACTAGAGTAGGAGAAATGTCACATCATGACTAGTTTGCATGTTACGATGCGGGAATTCTGCGGAAATGTGAATTCAGATGTGCTCCCTCAGCTCGCTGAACTCGACGTCCGGTCGTCCCGATAAGAGAGGCCGGGACGAGCGTCTTGAACCCGGCTGCCCAGCTGGTTTTTTTTTCTCCGTTGTTCGGCCTGTTCGGTAAACTGCGTCAACGATGTCCCAGTCGTCCACCGTATCTTCCCGCATGACTGCGCCCGAATTGCGCGCGACCGCGTCGCTCGCGGCGATCTTCGCGCTGCGCATGCTCGGCCTGTTCATGATCATGCCGGTGTTCTCGGTCTACGCGAAAACCATCCCGGGCGGCGACAACGTGCTGCTCGTCGGCCTCGCGCTCGGGGCCTACGGCGTCACGCAGTCGCTGTTCTACATCTTCTACGGCTGGGCGTCCGACAAGTTCGGCCGCAAGCCGGTGATCGCCATGGGCCTCGTGATCTTCGCGCTCGGCAGCTTCGTCGCCGCGTCCGCGCACGACATCACGTGGATCATCGTCGGTCGCGTGATCCAGGGGATGGGCGCCGTGTCGTCCGCGGTGCTCGCGTTCATCGCCGACCTGACTTCCGAGCAGAACCGCACGAAGGCGATGGCGATGGTCGGCGGGTCGATCGGCGTGTCGTTCGCGGTCGCGATCGTCGGCGCGCCGATCGTATTCCACTGGGTCGGGATGAGCGGGCTGTTCGCGATCGTCGGCGTGCTGTCGATCCTCGCGATCGGCGTCGTGCTGTGGATCGTGCCCGACGCGGCCAAGCCCGTGCACGTGCCCGCGCCGTTCGCCGAGGTGCTGCACAACGTCGAGCTGCTGCGCCTGAACTTCGGCGTGCTGGTGCTGCACGCGACGCAGACGGCGCTGTTCCTCGTCGTGCCGCGCCTGCTGGTCGACGGCGGGCTGCCGGTCGCCGCGCACTGGAAGGTCTACCTGCCGGTGATGGGGCTCGCATTCGTGATGATGGTCCCGGCGATCATCGTCGCGGAAAAACGGGGCAAGATGAAGCCGGTGCTGCTCGGCGGCATTCTGGCTATCCTGATCGGTCAATTGTTGCTCGGCAGCGCGCCGCATACCATCCTGATTGTGGCTGCGATTCTGTTCGTCTACTTTCTCGGGTTCAACATCCTGGAGGCGTCGCAGCCTTCGCTCGTGTCGAAGCTCGCGCCCGGTTCGCGCAAGGGCGCGGCCACCGGTGTCTACAACACCACGCAGTCGATCGGGCTCGCGCTCGGCGGCATTGTAGGCGGCTGGCTGCTGAAGCAAGGCGGCCCGAACATGGTGTTTCTAATGTGTGCAGGCGCAGTGGCAGTATGGCTCGCAATCGCGTCCGGCATGAAGCCGCCGCCGGCGAGAACCTGAGCGATCGCTATATCGTTCAACATTGAATAAGCTGACAAGTAGGTAGGGGGAGACCGATGATTCGCATTTCCGCACTCGCGGATCGACGCGCATTGCTGCACGCGCGACGTCTGTGGCTTCACTATGGCGTGTTCTGGCTGGGTGCGGTGGCCGTAGGCCTCGTCGCGGTGCTTTATGCGAAGCTGATCGACTTCGGTTATGCGGTGTTTCTGGGCTACGCGGCTCAGCACGCGTGGCTGCCGCTGATCGTCACACCGATCATCGGCGCGCTGACGGTCTGGCTGACGCGGCGTTTCTTCGATGGTGCAGAGGGAAGCGGCATTCCACAGGTGATTGCGATGCTGCACGCGCCGGGCAACACGGGTGCCCGGTTGC
Coding sequences within:
- a CDS encoding MFS transporter, encoding MSQSSTVSSRMTAPELRATASLAAIFALRMLGLFMIMPVFSVYAKTIPGGDNVLLVGLALGAYGVTQSLFYIFYGWASDKFGRKPVIAMGLVIFALGSFVAASAHDITWIIVGRVIQGMGAVSSAVLAFIADLTSEQNRTKAMAMVGGSIGVSFAVAIVGAPIVFHWVGMSGLFAIVGVLSILAIGVVLWIVPDAAKPVHVPAPFAEVLHNVELLRLNFGVLVLHATQTALFLVVPRLLVDGGLPVAAHWKVYLPVMGLAFVMMVPAIIVAEKRGKMKPVLLGGILAILIGQLLLGSAPHTILIVAAILFVYFLGFNILEASQPSLVSKLAPGSRKGAATGVYNTTQSIGLALGGIVGGWLLKQGGPNMVFLMCAGAVAVWLAIASGMKPPPART
- the pal gene encoding peptidoglycan-associated lipoprotein Pal codes for the protein MKGLMRYAVVLALVLFGGCHSATKTPGTAGMMNQNAANSQAIGTPSTMADELNNPNSPLAKRSIYFDFDSYEVKPEYQSLLQAHADYLRLHPGRHVLIQGNTDERGTSEYNLALGERRSQAVLRTLETLGVPDSQVEAVSFGKEKPVALGHDEASWSQNRRADIVYR
- a CDS encoding chloride channel protein, coding for MTSGSTGGEEKPVGELAAMRVETGRVQRLPQIEDDSSPIDMYRLSCLGILVGVVTGIGAVAFRGLIGFVHNAFFLGRWSVSYNASAFTPPSAWGAFVILVPVVGGLIVTWLVGTFAPEAKGHGVPEVMDAIYFKRGVIRPVVAIVKSLASAFAIGTGAAVGREGPIIQIGSALGSTLGQAVSMTAGQRITLVAAGAGAGIAATFNTPIGGVLFATELMMPEISVNTFLPVALATGTATFVGRLFFGSAPAFLVPAQLGAIPDRPGSVLTLLLYAALGIVTGAGAALLTHGLHFAEDMFERIPGRYARHALGMLIVGLMIYFLMRFAGHYYVEGVGYATIQALLYGQLGGCLFLIALALCKTFATSISLGSGSSGGVFSPSLFIGAALGAAFAAFVQAVLPAAPVSAPAFAMVGMGAMVGGGTGAAMTAVAMIFEMTRDYDIVLPMIIAVAVSLATRRLLCRESIYTLKLVRRGHVIPNALHANMFLVQNAAQVMETDVLVQDADVLFRDILGNLDGPPFRHVVVTRSGRIEGVLRINTGLRRAISHDHPSVTLGALAQHNFIVVAPNDAAFDVISQLRQKHATMAVVVTGPELEGSVEVVGVIAKEHIADAVASSIRIFPENRRGIERGRRGPRHRDSHTPTRGEAHAGKEVPHETGC